The Deltaproteobacteria bacterium genome segment GCCATGCAGCGCAAGCCCGCGCTCGCCTGGACCTTCGAGGTGCGGGCGCACGCGCCGACCACGCTCGTGCTCGCCAACCTGGGCGTGGTGCAGGCCGGCGGGCTCTCCTCGGCCGAGGTGGAGGCGCTCGTGCGGCGCGTGGGCGCCGACGCGCTCTGCCTCCACCTGAACCCGGCGCAGGAGCTGATCCAGCCGGGCGGCGACCGCGACTTCCGCGGCGGGGTCGAGACGATCAGCCGACTCGTCCGCGAGCTGCCGATGCCGGTGGTGGTGAAGGAGACCGGCTGCGGGATCTCGCGCCCCGTCGGCGAGCGGCTCGTCGGTGTGGGCGTGCGCACCGTCGACGTCTCGGGCGCCGGCGGCACGTCGTGGATCAAGGTGGAGGCGCTGCGGGCGGGCGCGGCGGAGCGTGACCTCGGCGCGCTGTTCGCCGACTGGGGCATCCCGACGGCGGCGGCGCTCGTCGGGCTCCGCGGCCTCGGTCTCGAGCTGGTTGCGAGCGGCGGGGTGCGCACCGGCCTCGACGTGGCGAAGACGGTCGCGCTCGGCGCGCGGGTGGCGGGGGTGGCGCTGCCGGTCTTCCGGGCCTACCAGGAAGGTGGGCGGCAGGCGGCAGGAGAGTTCATCGACCGGCTCACGGCCGGCCTCAGGACGGCGATGGTGCTCACCGGCGCGCGGGATCTCGATGCCCTCGCCCGGGTGCCCGTCGTGCTGGGGCAGCGGCTGCGCGAGTGGCTCGCAGCGGGAGGAGGAGCATGAGCAGCTCACGGATCGCGGCGTTCTATCGTCTGACGGTGGAGGAGCGGCGGCGGAAGCTCGCCGAGGCTCTCGACCTCTCGCCCTCGGAGATCCAGGCGCTGGGAGCGGCGGACGCGCTCCCGCTCGACGTTGCCGACATCATGGTCGAGAACGCCGTCGCCACCTTCGCGCTGCCCTTCGGCGTGGCGCTCAACTTCCAGGTGAACGGCCGCGACCACGTGATCCCGATGGTGGTCGAGGAGCCGTCGGTGATCGCCGCGGCGTCCAACGCCGCGCTGGTGGCCCGCGGGGGCGGCGGTTTCACCGCCGAGGCCGACCCGGGTGCCATGATCGGGCAGATCCAGCTCGTCGACGTGACCGACCCGGGCGCGGCGGTCGAGCGCCTGGGCGCGGCGCGCGCGCGCATCCTGGCCGCGGCCGAGGAGCTGACGCCGGGCCTCTGCCGGCGGGGCGCCGGCCCGCGCGACGTCGAGGTGCGGCTCGTGCGCAGCGCGCGCGGCGAGACGATGGTGGTGGTGCACGTGCTCCTCGACACCGGCGACGCGATGGGCGCCAACGCCGTCAACTCGCTGGTCGAGGCGCTGGGGCCGATGGTCGCGGAGATCGCGGGCGGCACGACCTGTCTCCGCATCCTCTCCAACCTGGCCGACCGCCGGCTGGCGCGCGCGGCGGTGCGCATCCCGTTCGCGGCGCTCGCGCGCGACGGCATGGACGGGACTCAGGTGGCCGAGCGGATGCTCTCCGCGTACGAGTTCGCGGCCGCCGACCCGTATCGGGCCGCCACCCACAACAAGGGGATCATGAACGGCATCGACGCGCTCGCGGTCGCCACCGGCAACGACTGGCGCGCGATCGAGGCGGGGGCGCACGCCTACGCGAGCCGGGCGGGCCGCTACGGCTCGCTCACCACCTGGGGGATCGAGGACGGGCACCTGGTGGGCTCGATCGAGCTGCCGATGGCGGTCTCCACGGTCGGACCGGTCGTGCAGTCCCATCCGCGCGTGCGCCTGGCGCTCCGGCTGCTGGGCGTGGCGAGCGCGCGCGAGCTGGCGGGCATCATGGCGGCGGTGGGACTCGCCTCCAACCTGGGAGCGATGCGGGCGCTCGCCACGGAGGGCATCCAGAAGGGGCACATGGCGCTGCACGCGCGCGCCGTCTCCCATGCGGCGGGCGCGCGCGGCGAGGAGGCCGAGGAGCTGCGCCGCCGGCTCCTCGCCGCGGGCGAGGTGAAGATCGACCGCGCCCGCGAGCTGCTGCGTGCCCTGGAGTCGCGCTCGTGAGTCTCCCCGCCCGCGGCCGCGCCGCGGGGAAGGTGATCCTGCTCGGCGAGCACGCCGTGGTGTACGGCCGGCCGGCGCTCGCCGCGGCCCTGGGCCTCGGGCTCGCGGTCGAGGTGACGGCGTCGGACGGAGCGCTCCGCGTCGAGAGCGACCGCGCGGCGCTGGCGGACGATGCGCGGCCCGCGGCGCTCGCCACCGAGGCGGCGCGCGCGCTCGGCCTCGAGCCGCGCGGCATGACCGTCCGCATCCGCTCCCAGCTGCCGGCGGGCGCCGGGCTCGGCAGCTCGGCCGCGCTCGCGATCGCCGTGCTGCGCGCGCTCGCGGCGGCAGCGGGACGGCGGCTTCGGCCCGACGAGGAGCTGGCGCTCGGCCGGAGCCTCGAGGCGATCTTCCACGGCCATCCCTCGGGCATCGATCCGGCCGCGGCGGCGCAGCCGGGCGGCGGCTGCATCCGCTTCGTCCGCGGCGAGCCGCCCGCCATCGGCGCCCTGCGCACCGCCCGCCCGCTGCCCCTCGTCATCGCGCTCGGTCCGCCGCGCAGCACGGGCGCCGCGGTGGGCGGGCTGCGGGCGCGCTGGGAGGCGGACCGCGTGCGCCACGAGCGGCTCTTCGACCGGGTGGCGGCGGTGGTCGAGGCCGGCGCGCGGGCGGCGGAGGCCGGCGACCTCCCGGCGCTCGGCCACGCCTTCGACGAGAATCAGGCGCTGCTCGCCGCGCTCGGCGTGTCGGCGCCGGCGGTGGAGGCGCTGGCAGCCGCGGCGCGCGCGGCCGGCGCGCTCGGCGCGAAGCTCACGGGCGGCGGCGCCGGCGGGGCCGTGATCGCGCTCGCGGCGGAGCCTGAGCGGGTGGCCGCGCAGCTTCGCACGCAGCAGGTCGAGACGATCGTCGTGCGCGTGGGCACGGCCGAGGAGGCGGCAGCATGAGCAGCGAAGGACGGCTCGTCCTGGTCGGCGGCACGGAGGCCGCGGACGGCGGGCTCGGGGCGCGCGCCGGGCAGGCGATCGCGCGCGCCACGCAGTACCTGGTCGCGACCCAGCATCCGCACGGCTACTGGCACGCGCCGCTCGAGGCGAACGTGACCATGGAGGCCGAGTACGTCTTCTTCAACCGCATGCTCGGGCGGGACCGGCCGGACCTCGACCGGCGCATGGCCGAGCGCATGCTGGCGCTCCAGCAGGCGGACGGGAGCTGGCCGCAGTACCGGGAGGGCCCGGGCAACCTCTCGACCACGATCGAGGCGTACTTCGCGCTCGAGCTCGCGGGACTTAAAGCGGACGAGCCGGCGCTCGCGCGGGCGCGCGACTTCATCCTGGGCCACGGCGGCCTCGCCCGCGCCGGCGTCTTCACGCGCTTCTGGCTCGCCTACTTCGGGCAGTTCCCCTGGGCCGGGCTGCCCGCGCTGCCGGTCGAGCTGGTGCTCCTCCCGCCCTGGTTCCCGGTCAACATCTACGCCATGTCGAGCTGGGCGCGCGGCACGGTCGTGCCCCTGGCGCTGCTCGCCGCGCACCGGCCGTCGGTCCCGACGCCGCCCGGCGCCCAGCTGGGCGAGCTCTGGACGCGGACGCCGACGCGCGCCGATCTGGCCTTCCCGCGCTCGCGCGAGCTGATCACCACGAGGAACTTCTTCCTCGCGCTCGACCGTGCGATCAGGCTCCTCGGTCAGAGCCCGTGGAAACCGCTTCGCCGCCGCGCCATCGCGCGCGCGATCGAGTGGCTGGTGCGCCACCAGGACAGGAACGGGCAGTGGGGCGGCATCCAGCCCGCCATGCTGAACTCCGTGCTCGCGCTCCACACGGTCGGCTTCGCGCCCGAGCACCCGGCGATGGTGAGCGGCATCCAGGGCGTCGACGACTTCCTGGTCGAGTGCGAGGGGACGCTCGTGTACCAGCCGTGCGTCTCCCCCACCTGGGACACGGCGCTCGCCATGAAGGCGCTGCTCGAGTCGGGGACGGATCCGGCGCACCCGATGCTCGGGCGCGCCGCCGAGTGGCTGATCGCGAACCAGATCTTCCGCCCCGGCGACTGGTCGGTCCTGAACCCCGCGCTCGAGCCGGGCGGCTGGGCCTTCGAGTTCGCGAACGACTCGTACCCGGACGTGGACGACTCGGCGGTGATCCTGATGGTGCTGGGTCAGCTCCCGATCGCCGCCACCCCTGCCGGCAGGCGTGCCATCGCCTACGGCCTCAACTGGACGCTCGGCATGCAGAGCCGGAGCGGCGGCTGGGCGGCGTTCGACACCGACAACACCGCGGGCTTCCTGAACCGCATCCCCTTCGCCGACATGGAGGCGATGATCGACCCGCCGACCGAGGACCTGACCGGGCGGCTCCTCTCGCTCCTGGGCGCGTACGGCTATGGCGCGGACTTCGGCCGCGCGCGCCGCGCGCTCGAGTTCGTGCGCCGCACCCAGCGCCCCGACGGCTCGTGGTGGGGCCGCTGGGGCGTCAACTTCATCTACGGCACGTGGTCCGTGCTCGACGGCCTCGCCGCCATCGGCGAGGACCTGCGTGCGCCCTGGGTGCGGCGCGCCGTCGAGTGGCTCAAGGCGCGTCAGAACCCCGACGGCGGCTGGGGCGAGACGGTCGCCTCGTACGACGACGAGTCGCTGGCGGGGAAGGGGGAGAGCACGGCGTCGCAGACGGCGTGGGCGCTCCTCGGGCTCATGGCCGCGGACGGGGTCGCGAGCCCGGCCGTGCAGCGCGGCACCGACTGGCTCGTCCGCACCCAGGGCGCGAACGGCACGTGGACGGAACGGCTCTTCACCGGCACCGGCTTCCCGCGCCACTTCTACCTCCGCTACCACCTCTACCGGCACTACTTCCCGCTCATGGCGCTCGGACGCTACGTCCGGCTGGTGGGAGAAGGGGAGAGGAGATGAGCGTCGGCATCGAGCGGCTGCAGGTCTACGTGCCGCAGTACGCGCTGCGCCTGACCGATCTGGCAGCGGCGCGTGACGTCCCGCCGGAGAAGCTGACCGCGGGCCTCGGCGTGCAGGAGATGGCGATCGCACCGCCCTGCGAGGACGTGGTCACGCTGGCGGCGACGGCGGGTGCGCGCCTCCTGCGTGCGGCGCGCGTCGATCCGGAGGAGATCGGCATGCTGCTGGTCGCCACCGAGACCGGCGTCGACCACTCGAAGCCGGTCAGCATCTTCGTGCACGACCTCCTCGGCATCGGGCGGCGCTGCCGGGTCTACGAGCTCAAGCACGCGTGCTATGCCGGCACGGCGGCGCTCATGACCGCGGCCGACTGGGTGCGCGCGGGCGGCGGCCGCGCGCGGCGCGCGCTCGTCATCGCGGCCGACATCGCGCGCTACGAGCTCGGCTCGCCCGGCGAGCCGACGCAGGGCGCGGGGGCGGTCGCCATGCTGGTCGGGTCCGCGCCGCGCGCGCTCGGGCTCGGCGAGCAGAGCGGGACCTACGCGGGCAACGTCCACGACTTCTGGCGCCCGCTCGATCGCCGCGAGGCGATCGTCGACGGCAAGTACTCGGTCGCGTGCTACCTGGACGCCCTTGCGGGCGCCTTCACGGCCTACCGTGGCCTCGAGCGGCCACCGCTCGGCCCCGGCGAGGCGCTCTCCGACCGCCTGGTGCGGCTCCTCTACCACACGCCCTACCCCAAGATGGCGATGAAGGCGCACCGGCGCCTGGTCGAGATCGACTGGGCCGCCGCCGGCCGAGCCGTCGCGGAGGATGCGGCCGCGGCCTCCTACCGGGATCGGGCAGCGCCCGGGCTGGCCGCCGTCGCGCGCGTCGGCAACACCTACACCGCCTCGCTCTACCTCTGCCTCGCCGCGCTGCTCGAGGCCGAGGGCCGCGCGCTCGCGGGCGCGCGCCTGGGGCTCTTCTCCTACGGGAGCGGGTGCTGCGCGGAGTTCTTCACCGGGACGGTGCCGAGAGGTGTCGAGGCCGTGGCCGACGCGGGCGTGGCGGCGCTACTTGCGGGGCGGACCTTCATCGACGTGCCGGCCTACGAGCGGCTCGTCCGCGGCGGCGAGGCCGGGGGCGAGCCGCCCGCGGACTTCGCCGGCGAGTTCGTCTTCGCCGGCGTCCGCAACCAGCGGCGCGAGTACGCGCGCCCGGGAGCGCTGGCGGCGTGAGCCTCGGCGTCGCCGCTCGCGCCCCCGTGGGCGCCGTCGATCCCGCCCGGCTGGCGGCGGCCTACGCCCACTGCGCGCGCGTCGCGCGCGGGCACTACGAGAACTTCACCATCGGCTCGTGGCTGCTCCCGCGCCGGCTCCGCCACGACCTCGCCGCGGTCTACGCCTTCGCGCGCGGCGCGGACGACCTGGCGGACGAGGGGGCCGACGCCGGGCGCATCGGGCGGCTCGAGGCATGGGAGGCGAAGCTCCTCGCCTGCGCGCGCGATCCGGCGCGTGCCGACGATCCCGTCTTCCTGGCGCTCGGCCACACGGTCGCGCGCCGCGACCTGCCGCTCGAGCCGCTGCGCGACCTGCTCGCCGCCTTCCGGCGCGATGCCGCCGGCGACACGGCCGCCTTCCCGGCCTTCGCCGACGTCCTCGCGTACTGCCGCTGCTCGGCCAACCCGGTCGGGCGCATCGTGCTCGCGCTCTTCGGCTACCGCGACGCGGAGCGCCAGGCGCGCTCGGACGACATCTGCACCGCGCTCCAGCTCACCAACTTCTGGCAGGACGTGGCGGGCGACCTGGGGCGCGGCCGCGTCTACGTGCCGCAGGAGGACCTGGATCGTTTCCCCGAGAGCCGTGCCGCTCTGGCGGCGCGCGCCGTGAACGACGACTTCCGCCGCCTCCTCGCCTTCGAGGTCGCCCGCACGCGCGACCTCTTCGCGCGCGGCCTCCCCCTCGCCGCCATGGTGAGCGGCCGGCTCGCGCGCGAGGTGCGCGTCTTCGCGCGCGGCGGGCTCGCCGTGCTCGGCCGCATCGCGGCCGCCGACTACGACGTCTTCGCGCGCCGCCCGACGCTCACGCGCGGCGACCTCGCGCGCCTCGTGCTGCGAGGGCTCCTCGGATGAGCCTCCCGGCGCTGGAGCTCCGCTGCCCGCTCTCCGCCGCCTACGACCACTGCGAGGCGCTCACCCGCCGCGCCTCGTCCAACTTCTACTGGGGCTTCCGCCTGCTCTCCCACGAGCGGCGCCGCGCGCTGTGCGCCGTCTACGCCTTCTGCCGCGCCGCCGACGACATCGCCGACGAGCCCGGCGGCGCGCGCGACCCCGCGCGCCGGCTCGCGCGCTGGCGGGCCGAGCTGGAGGCGGTCTACGCCGGCTGCCCGCGCCATCCGATCGGCGTCGCGCTCGCCGACACGGTCGCGCGCTTCGCCATCCCGCGCGCGCACTTCGACGCCGTGGTCGCCGGCGTCGAGATGGACCTCCGCCGCGACCGCTACGAGACCTGGGAGAACGACCTCGAGGAGTACTGCTGGCGCGTGGCGGGCGCGGTCGGCCTCATCTGCATCCGCGTCTTCGGCTACCGGAACCCGTCCGCCGAGCAGTACGCGGTCGAGCTGGGCCTGGCCTTCCAGCTGACCAACATCCTGCGCGACG includes the following:
- a CDS encoding type 2 isopentenyl-diphosphate Delta-isomerase; translation: MAETISDRKRSHLALCEGEEVEFAGKTTLLEEVDLVHDALPELAVDEVDVSTTLLGKRLRAPLLITGMTGGTDEASAINRGLAQVAEEHGIAFGLGSMRAMQRKPALAWTFEVRAHAPTTLVLANLGVVQAGGLSSAEVEALVRRVGADALCLHLNPAQELIQPGGDRDFRGGVETISRLVRELPMPVVVKETGCGISRPVGERLVGVGVRTVDVSGAGGTSWIKVEALRAGAAERDLGALFADWGIPTAAALVGLRGLGLELVASGGVRTGLDVAKTVALGARVAGVALPVFRAYQEGGRQAAGEFIDRLTAGLRTAMVLTGARDLDALARVPVVLGQRLREWLAAGGGA
- a CDS encoding hydroxymethylglutaryl-CoA reductase, degradative — encoded protein: MSSSRIAAFYRLTVEERRRKLAEALDLSPSEIQALGAADALPLDVADIMVENAVATFALPFGVALNFQVNGRDHVIPMVVEEPSVIAAASNAALVARGGGGFTAEADPGAMIGQIQLVDVTDPGAAVERLGAARARILAAAEELTPGLCRRGAGPRDVEVRLVRSARGETMVVVHVLLDTGDAMGANAVNSLVEALGPMVAEIAGGTTCLRILSNLADRRLARAAVRIPFAALARDGMDGTQVAERMLSAYEFAAADPYRAATHNKGIMNGIDALAVATGNDWRAIEAGAHAYASRAGRYGSLTTWGIEDGHLVGSIELPMAVSTVGPVVQSHPRVRLALRLLGVASARELAGIMAAVGLASNLGAMRALATEGIQKGHMALHARAVSHAAGARGEEAEELRRRLLAAGEVKIDRARELLRALESRS
- the mvk gene encoding mevalonate kinase, with the protein product MSLPARGRAAGKVILLGEHAVVYGRPALAAALGLGLAVEVTASDGALRVESDRAALADDARPAALATEAARALGLEPRGMTVRIRSQLPAGAGLGSSAALAIAVLRALAAAAGRRLRPDEELALGRSLEAIFHGHPSGIDPAAAAQPGGGCIRFVRGEPPAIGALRTARPLPLVIALGPPRSTGAAVGGLRARWEADRVRHERLFDRVAAVVEAGARAAEAGDLPALGHAFDENQALLAALGVSAPAVEALAAAARAAGALGAKLTGGGAGGAVIALAAEPERVAAQLRTQQVETIVVRVGTAEEAAA
- the shc gene encoding squalene--hopene cyclase encodes the protein MSSEGRLVLVGGTEAADGGLGARAGQAIARATQYLVATQHPHGYWHAPLEANVTMEAEYVFFNRMLGRDRPDLDRRMAERMLALQQADGSWPQYREGPGNLSTTIEAYFALELAGLKADEPALARARDFILGHGGLARAGVFTRFWLAYFGQFPWAGLPALPVELVLLPPWFPVNIYAMSSWARGTVVPLALLAAHRPSVPTPPGAQLGELWTRTPTRADLAFPRSRELITTRNFFLALDRAIRLLGQSPWKPLRRRAIARAIEWLVRHQDRNGQWGGIQPAMLNSVLALHTVGFAPEHPAMVSGIQGVDDFLVECEGTLVYQPCVSPTWDTALAMKALLESGTDPAHPMLGRAAEWLIANQIFRPGDWSVLNPALEPGGWAFEFANDSYPDVDDSAVILMVLGQLPIAATPAGRRAIAYGLNWTLGMQSRSGGWAAFDTDNTAGFLNRIPFADMEAMIDPPTEDLTGRLLSLLGAYGYGADFGRARRALEFVRRTQRPDGSWWGRWGVNFIYGTWSVLDGLAAIGEDLRAPWVRRAVEWLKARQNPDGGWGETVASYDDESLAGKGESTASQTAWALLGLMAADGVASPAVQRGTDWLVRTQGANGTWTERLFTGTGFPRHFYLRYHLYRHYFPLMALGRYVRLVGEGERR
- a CDS encoding hydroxymethylglutaryl-CoA synthase, translating into MSVGIERLQVYVPQYALRLTDLAAARDVPPEKLTAGLGVQEMAIAPPCEDVVTLAATAGARLLRAARVDPEEIGMLLVATETGVDHSKPVSIFVHDLLGIGRRCRVYELKHACYAGTAALMTAADWVRAGGGRARRALVIAADIARYELGSPGEPTQGAGAVAMLVGSAPRALGLGEQSGTYAGNVHDFWRPLDRREAIVDGKYSVACYLDALAGAFTAYRGLERPPLGPGEALSDRLVRLLYHTPYPKMAMKAHRRLVEIDWAAAGRAVAEDAAAASYRDRAAPGLAAVARVGNTYTASLYLCLAALLEAEGRALAGARLGLFSYGSGCCAEFFTGTVPRGVEAVADAGVAALLAGRTFIDVPAYERLVRGGEAGGEPPADFAGEFVFAGVRNQRREYARPGALAA
- the hpnC gene encoding squalene synthase HpnC — encoded protein: MAAAYAHCARVARGHYENFTIGSWLLPRRLRHDLAAVYAFARGADDLADEGADAGRIGRLEAWEAKLLACARDPARADDPVFLALGHTVARRDLPLEPLRDLLAAFRRDAAGDTAAFPAFADVLAYCRCSANPVGRIVLALFGYRDAERQARSDDICTALQLTNFWQDVAGDLGRGRVYVPQEDLDRFPESRAALAARAVNDDFRRLLAFEVARTRDLFARGLPLAAMVSGRLAREVRVFARGGLAVLGRIAAADYDVFARRPTLTRGDLARLVLRGLLG
- the hpnD gene encoding presqualene diphosphate synthase HpnD (HpnD is found regularly in a locus responsible for the biosynthesis of squalene from farnesyl diphosphate, and is now recognized to function as a presqualene diphosphate synthase (EC 2.5.1.103).), with product MSLPALELRCPLSAAYDHCEALTRRASSNFYWGFRLLSHERRRALCAVYAFCRAADDIADEPGGARDPARRLARWRAELEAVYAGCPRHPIGVALADTVARFAIPRAHFDAVVAGVEMDLRRDRYETWENDLEEYCWRVAGAVGLICIRVFGYRNPSAEQYAVELGLAFQLTNILRDVAEDAQRGRIYLPRADLRRFGCREEDVLVGHCTEAFRQVMAFECARAGEHYGRARFLLAEEDRQSLAPAEAMRLIYEQLLRRIMFRHYDVFGPKVRLTRPEKAGLAVAAWVRPHLSFYYWLAG